One Nocardia sp. BMG111209 DNA segment encodes these proteins:
- a CDS encoding MFS transporter codes for MSSLDLRGGASPAVGRLATRVIVVCWFLVLLDGLDLFVYGAVLPGVFDDKAFHLSKAAGGDIGSFTNLGMLLGALTAGLLNDRIGRRLPLMAGVTIFALASAGAAAAHTVTVFGVARFISGYGLGALLPTCLALVQEFAPKARKNLAVTFVMTAHQAGGALAGGLALSVVHHLGWRSVYWFGALPLLAVPLIWALLPESMTYLLGSGRTAQAKAQAAKYGVPLEFYAPEAGGEKRRGDVRQLFTRNVRSTTLLFWVASFFGLLLVYGMNTWLPTMMRGHGYNLGSAISFLLVINLGGIVGMLVAGPLADRFGPRRIALIWFTCTAIGVALLAAHTGQFLTYVIVFVTGGFLFSAQTLIYASTSTYYLPSVRATALGWVSAVGRWGSIFGPWFGGVLLSHGFDTAGFWVFAIAAAIAVVTIAFVRRNPEADAYRATEKLEEPVPA; via the coding sequence TTGTCTTCGTTGGATCTGCGTGGCGGCGCGTCACCCGCCGTCGGCCGGCTCGCCACCCGAGTGATCGTGGTGTGCTGGTTCCTGGTGCTGCTGGACGGCCTGGATCTGTTCGTCTACGGCGCGGTGCTGCCGGGTGTCTTCGACGACAAGGCATTTCATCTGTCCAAGGCCGCCGGTGGTGACATCGGCAGCTTCACCAATCTCGGCATGCTGCTCGGCGCGCTGACCGCCGGTCTGCTCAACGACCGCATCGGCCGCCGCCTGCCGCTGATGGCCGGCGTCACGATCTTCGCGCTCGCCTCGGCCGGCGCCGCCGCCGCGCACACCGTGACCGTATTCGGCGTCGCCCGGTTCATCTCCGGCTACGGCCTGGGCGCCCTGCTGCCCACCTGCCTCGCGCTGGTCCAGGAGTTCGCGCCGAAGGCCCGGAAGAACCTCGCGGTGACCTTCGTGATGACGGCCCACCAGGCCGGCGGCGCATTGGCCGGTGGGCTGGCCCTGTCGGTGGTCCACCACCTGGGCTGGCGTTCGGTGTACTGGTTCGGCGCGCTGCCGCTGCTGGCCGTACCGCTGATCTGGGCACTCCTTCCCGAGTCGATGACCTACCTGCTCGGCAGCGGCCGCACCGCCCAGGCGAAAGCCCAGGCCGCGAAATACGGTGTCCCCCTGGAGTTCTACGCACCGGAAGCGGGCGGCGAGAAGCGCCGAGGCGACGTCCGGCAACTGTTCACCCGCAACGTCCGGAGCACCACACTGCTGTTCTGGGTGGCCTCGTTCTTCGGCCTGCTGCTGGTCTACGGCATGAACACCTGGCTGCCGACGATGATGCGCGGCCACGGCTACAACCTGGGTTCGGCGATCAGCTTCCTGCTCGTGATCAACCTCGGCGGCATCGTCGGCATGCTGGTCGCGGGCCCGCTGGCCGACCGCTTCGGCCCGCGCCGGATCGCCCTGATCTGGTTCACCTGCACCGCGATCGGCGTGGCGCTGCTCGCCGCGCACACCGGCCAGTTCCTCACCTACGTGATCGTGTTCGTGACCGGCGGCTTCCTGTTCAGCGCGCAGACCCTGATCTACGCGAGCACCAGCACCTACTACCTGCCGAGTGTGCGGGCCACGGCCCTGGGCTGGGTATCCGCGGTCGGCCGCTGGGGTTCCATCTTCGGCCCCTGGTTCGGCGGCGTCCTGTTGTCGCACGGCTTCGACACGGCCGGTTTCTGGGTGTTCGCGATCGCCGCGGCCATCGCAGTGGTGACGATCGCCTTCGTCCGCCGCAACCCCGAAGCCGACGCCTACCGAGCCACGGAGAAACTAGAGGAGCCCGTCCCAGCCTGA